The following coding sequences lie in one Rutidosis leptorrhynchoides isolate AG116_Rl617_1_P2 chromosome 4, CSIRO_AGI_Rlap_v1, whole genome shotgun sequence genomic window:
- the LOC139839449 gene encoding protein PSK SIMULATOR 2-like, whose translation MGGVCTGGTMKRSSVAEYGSDKGSVGFSEKLKSIKSFGNHQMKKNNNEYDDDDYAHHDDDDDDVTVNDDDFYGRRITSYDSGELMFSISRELKPSTPARVSKVPHVSTIFGKAGSVGLEVLDTLGSSMSNLNAHSGFASNMASRGNKVSILAFEVANTIVKGSNLMQSLSEESIQILKKEIMHSEGVQLLVSTDTKELLRIAASDKREELDVFSREVVRFGDMCKDPQWHNLDRFFSRLDLDLITYKQLKEEAEFTMYELSNLAQYTSELYHEYHALDRFEQDYRRKLEEVESLHLPRKGESLTILHSDVKHQKKLVRNLKKKSLWSKRLEEIVEKLVDVVTYIHQAIVEAFEENESNLTTNIREAHKKPETLGVAGLALHYANLVTQMDNIAARPISLPPNMRDNLYNGLPVSVKAALRSRLQALDSKEVMTMPQIKAEMEKTLQWLVPVATDTTKAHQGFGWVGEWANTGNEFGKKTAGSNNIIRLQTLYHADKQKMDRYILDLIILLHRLISLVRFRDKLPKFAPPPTLIKANGKPQKVQISLEDRHLLEKVMKRRMLVPGISKSQEFVIVKKNRASVFASSRSMGSSPKRESGYTDVDMLDVLDGLGSTF comes from the exons ATGGGAGGTGTGTGTACCGGCGGGACGATGAAGCGGAGCTCGGTGGCGGAGTACGGCAGTGATAAGGGTAGTGTAGGGTTTTCTGAAAAATTAAAATCAATTAAAAGTTTTGGTAATCACCAGATGAAGAAGAATAATaatgagtatgatgatgatgattacgcacatcatgatgatgatgatgatgatgttactgttaatgatgatgatttttATGGTAGAAGGATTACATCCTATGATTCTGGTGAATTGATGTTTTCTATTTCAAGAGAATTGAAACCATCTACTCCTGCTAGGGTTAGCAAG GTACCTCATGTGAGTACAATTTTTGGAAAAGCTGGTAGCGTAGGTCTTGAAGTTTTAGATACTTTGGGTAGCAGTATGTCAAATTTGAACGCGCATAGTGGATTTGCATCTAATATGGCTTCACGAGGAAATAAAGTATCTATTTTGGCATTTGAAGTAGCTAATACAATTGTTAAAGGTTCTAATTTGATGCAATCGCTTTCTGAAGAAAGTATTCAGATACTTAAGAAGGAGATTATGCATTCAGAAGGAGTACAACTTTTAGTGTCTACTGATACAAAAGAGTTGTTACGTATTGCAGCTTCTGACAAGAG GGAAGAACTTGATGTGTTCTCAAGAGAGGTTGTTCGGTTTGGAGATATGTGCAAAGATCCACAATGGCATAATCTGGATCGTTTCTTTTCCAG GTTGGACTTGGATCTCATAACTTACAAACAGCTCAAGGAAGAGGCGGAATTCACTATGTATGAACTATCCAATCTCGCTCAGTATACTTCT GAATTATACCATGAGTATCATGCTTTAGATAGATTTGAACAAGATTACCGACGTAAGCTCGAGGAAGTGGAATCTTTGCATCTTCCTCGTAAAG GAGAGAGTCTCACAATCTTACATAGTGACGTGAAGCACCAAAAAAAACTCGTGAGGAACTTGAAAAAGAAATCTCTTTGGTCTAAAAGGCTGGAAGAG ATTGTGGAGAAGCTTGTAGATGTTGTTACCTATATCCATCAAGCAATCGTTGAAGCTTTTGAAGAAAATG AGTCAAATTTAACGACGAATATCAGGGAGGCTCATAAAAAGCCGGAAACTTTAGGTGTTGCAGGTCTTGCGTTACATTATGCCAATTTAGTCACTCAGATGGATAACATC GCAGCTCGACCCATCTCTTTACCTCCTAATATGAGGGACAATTTATACAACGGCTTGCCTGTAAGTGTCAAGGCCGCTTTACGATCTCGTTTACAAGCACTCGACTCTAAAGAAGTG ATGACGATGCCTCAAATTAAGGCAGAAATGGAAAAAACACTCCAGTGGCTCGTTCCAGTAGCTACAGATACTACCAA AGCTCATCAAGGTTTCGGATGGGTTGGAGAATGGGCGAACACAGG TAACGAGTTTGGGAAGAAGACAGCGGGGAGTAACAATATTATTCGTCTCCAGACGCTATATCATGCTGACAAACAGAAGATGGACCGGTACATTTTAGATTTAATTATTTTGCTACACCGTCTAATAAGTCTAGTCAGATTCAGAGACAAGCTTCCAAAATTTGCGCCTCCTCCTACATTAATAAAGGCTAATGGTAAACCCCAAAAGGTCCAAATCTCTTTAGAAGATAGACATCTTCTCGAAAAAGTAATGAAACGGAGAATGTTGGTTCCGGGAATTAGCAAAAGTCAAGAATTTGTTATTGTGAAGAAGAATCGAGCTTCTGTTTTTGCATCGAGTCGAAGTATGGGAAGCTCTCCAAAGAGAGAATCAGGGTACACAGATGTTGACATGTTGGACGTCTTGGATGGTTTAGGTTCAACTTTTTAA